The proteins below come from a single Nocardioides eburneiflavus genomic window:
- a CDS encoding glycosyltransferase family 2 protein has protein sequence MPHESPLPDAVSAPPLVSVVIPCYNAGDTLLETVKSALSSAYERLEVIVVDDGSTDYATRVALDSLPACVVRVGQPNSGLPAARNAGVRRASGSFILPLDADDLIEPDYVPEAVDAMTADDTLGIVYSRATKFGEVEGDWALPDFDVDRILVENCIFSCAMFRRDDWAVVGGYDETMRRGREDHDFWLRIISLGRGVRRLEGRYFHYRIRSSSMNHGYTREEYVQVYAQIFRNNVGLYAEHPEALIRHRFELMDELNDLRHRYAILERARLRWPVAYAGLRRLRRLRGS, from the coding sequence GATCCCGTGCTACAACGCAGGGGACACGCTGCTCGAGACTGTGAAGTCCGCTCTGTCGAGTGCTTACGAGCGCCTGGAGGTCATCGTCGTGGACGACGGTTCGACCGACTACGCCACACGGGTCGCGCTGGACTCGCTGCCGGCGTGCGTGGTGCGCGTGGGCCAGCCGAACTCCGGTCTGCCGGCTGCGCGGAATGCGGGCGTCCGGCGCGCCAGCGGATCGTTCATCCTGCCGTTGGACGCCGACGACCTCATCGAGCCGGACTACGTGCCCGAGGCGGTCGACGCCATGACGGCGGACGACACTCTGGGAATCGTGTACTCCAGGGCCACCAAGTTCGGTGAGGTGGAGGGGGATTGGGCGCTGCCCGACTTCGACGTCGACCGGATACTCGTGGAGAACTGCATCTTCTCGTGCGCGATGTTCCGGCGTGACGACTGGGCCGTTGTGGGTGGCTACGACGAGACGATGCGCCGCGGGCGCGAGGACCACGACTTCTGGCTGCGGATCATCTCCTTGGGGCGGGGAGTGCGCCGTCTCGAGGGGCGCTACTTCCACTACCGGATACGCAGCTCCTCGATGAACCACGGGTACACCAGGGAGGAGTACGTCCAGGTCTACGCGCAGATCTTCCGCAACAACGTGGGTCTGTACGCCGAGCACCCAGAGGCGCTCATCCGCCACCGCTTCGAGCTGATGGACGAGCTGAACGACCTGCGGCATCGCTACGCGATTCTCGAGCGCGCCCGACTTCGCTGGCCGGTGGCCTACGCCGGTTTGAGGCGACTCCGGCGCCTACGCGGTTCTTGA